The Astyanax mexicanus isolate ESR-SI-001 chromosome 18, AstMex3_surface, whole genome shotgun sequence DNA window GGGGGTAAAAatcagtggttttattttaattgtgtttcatttagaatttatttatatattaaaacaatttcatattccaATTCTAAATAACTCTaaatattcaaataattaaaataaattgtgaataaaaagtaatttgtaaatgcattaatatgGTTATGCCTTATTATTGCATAATCTTGTGACAACTTGTGGAAATATCGGAgtttgagcgaggcctgatagtgggcaCGCTGTAAAAAATGATTCATGAGGTTAGTAAATATAACCGTGATTACAGTAAGCttactgtacatttttttcttccattgtttttttttaagatttgaaGAATGCAACAATCACAGGAAATTTGACTGTAAAGAAAGGAGAGACACTGAATCTGAACTGCAGCGCTGAAAGTAATTCACATCCATTAAACATCTCCTGGAGTTTTAGAGGGGCTTCAGGTTCACTTCAGAATAAAACTACTGACGACACACTCACCATAACCAGTGTTAGCAGCGAACATGCAGGGGAATATGTTTGCACCGTTCAGAAGTTCAATCTGACTCTGAATACCTCTGTGAAAGTCACTGTGATAGGTGAGTACATTACTAAATTGATAATGTTTGACAATACAATGAATTTGAAGTTTTCTCTTCTGTCATCCTCATCCTTTTGATCTTCTCAAACTATAGATCAACCCATGATCCTCAATAATTCAACATGTTTTCAGCTGGAGAAGAGTTTGAAGTGCTCTTGTCTTTGTAAAGATGTTGAAGGACGCCTAAATGGATCTGTTGTAAACAGCACCATTAGAATAAATGGCATGACGTGTGGATGCGAGAACGACGCTGGCAATAAAATATCAGGAAAAGGAGAGACTGAGAACTTACTGAGCGTAAGATCAATCCTCACATTTCTGGTGGGAGCAGCAAGCACAGCAGTCATCTTCTGCATTGCGCTGTGCTTTGTTGGCATGTGCATAAGGTAAactgtataaatgtttttttccctttttattctTATTCCCTTTTTATTATGTTCTAAACCTGATTTGATATAATTATACAAATTGTATTGTTACAATGTTtcaatacttaaatatttaaatgtttgtgtACAAACATTAAACTGGGCTTgaatttttactcatttttaactattaaaagtattttatattcagttttaattacatttattatgcTATCAGTGTATtacaaggcaacttactgcactagatttttaagTGTGAGGCCAACTCAAATATTTACATTCTGAAGAGAGTTGTGCCAACTAAAAACCTTTGGTACAAATAACAATTTTTTTCATATTaacaaaaactttaaatatttaatattaagtgTCACCAattaaaaaatcacttttttagtTGACCTAATTACCCAACTTAAGCTTTATTAATGTATATTGTTCTAAAATGATCTACTTTAATTTAGGTTATCAAATGACTATTACATCCCTGCATttactgtcagtcagataagctTACAGTCATTTAAATATGACCAGTTGGACCCAATCAGCAGATGTACACTATgtacactcagcaacacaaaacatagcaacttgctcttatagcctttaacactgaggACAGGTCTTTAAGCATTTAATAACATATCTATAAAGCCCAAAAGTAGGCAGCAGTTTGTGGAGAATAATTACATACTGATTGTGAGTTAGAGATGGAAGGACACACCCAACAGGTAAATATCAtaatcaggtgaaaacccctgcagaattgcttagTAGACCCCatttaactaaagagtcaaactgagcatgtgcaaaatAGTTGGCTTCGAGTGCAGTTTTACAGGCCTCAATTAGCTCATGCTAAGTGGCCTCGTAGCTCAAAATTCTAAAATAGCTCAAACACGCATTAAGACAACCttaatgcatacctgtcaagtctcctgttttggctgggaaactaccgtattttactcctctttcctgccgtcctcccgtattagtatttttctcgtaaatttcccgtattataataaaatttaaaaaacttcattattgaggagacagggcactgaacgctctgtgtctcttaaccaatcgtggagccggttcaaggagaaagtcacgcctttcaggagaaacagccaatcagcttgctggttttgcggagcgcaaatgagggtcagtgtggggaagacccTCTGCCCCCCGCTCAGCTGTTCAGACAGCTAGTCGGGGCAGTAAAtgttaaaacagatatggatatacggagatttttctaaaagaaaggtaacggtaggctaatcatgtaaactttgatgagatttttctgatagctgcttaaaaatactcgtctgaatcaaaacacacagattaaaccttttaaaaataaaaaaattacagcttgtgactagaaatgtggagaggaccgaaattaactgaactgatcaggggtggagtgatcaaaagaaagaagtattaattaaaactttttaattgggactaatttttactgatggaatatatctggaatgtacacaacatttcagtgtaaacaaaggtaggcctatcagattctgataatctaattgtaatgtgtaagtggttcacatgtggttattttagatttattgtaaacctgtcttaaaatgtaagggatactgaaccttcgttgggctggtgggacggctttaagtggacagaggaaaatatcccttatttttaaatctaaaacttgacaggtatgccttaATGATAATATAACTTTGGGTCTTAGATTAAACAAGAAAAACAGTCAAAAACAATCTTACTCACTCAATGGATGCACACAGTAAGAAGCACACAGTGAGACTGATTAAATGAAAAGTTGCCATGCCAATACCTCTCTGAATCACATTGTGCAGGATTGTAAACTAGTGCAACAGGGTCCACCTAGTGGCAGAGATAAGAACTACATGCAAAACACTAAACTACAGACCCACTGAACTAGAGGAATGCAACCTGGTCACATAACAATCTTTTGTACACTAATGCCTCCTTGTGTAATATTTGTTCTTAACAAAGAAGAGAATGTAGGAACACTCCAGAAAAGTCGCACACACAAAATTATAgtatttgtaatgtaatgtattgttcttttttaaatagcctataaaacaaaaaaatggtgGTTGATAAAATCCAGGCATATCTGTTACTTCTTAATGAACTTGCCATTCATTATTTGAGGAGGGAGGACATGTTTAAAAATCTTTtagatttatttacagaaaattatgaATACCTAATATCAATATTTAGGCTGGATGGAATGGAAAAACTCAGCTGGCCACAAACACACATTGCTTTTCCTTATAGGACGCAAGAGCAGCTatgctaataataaaaataaaactggcaCATATTTTACTGTGTATGAACATGTTGTGAATCCAGCATAGattgttcttaaaaaaattcTTAAGAACACATTTATGAAAATTCTTAAGAAGATATTGATTAATGAGGCCCAGTGTTACAATACTAATAAAGTGTACTGTCTCTTGCAGGTGTGGAACTGTCAAAGCAGTGGATGGAAATGCAAACAAAGCAGATGTTAAACTGGATGCTGTTAAAATTCAACACAATTCTGTAAGTCCTCATTGTTTATgataaaacacatatatatatatatatatatatatatatatatatatatatatatatatatatatatatatatatatatatatattaaattattaacttAAACAGGCAGCCTTACGGGCATGGCAAAAGCCCACCACCTcatcaaagaaaactgtttaaaattGAAGGTTAACATGCTTCtatgtgtgtgtgataatgtGCTCATTCTTGTGTGGACATTTTGATAAGTGTATTGTTACAAAGTCTGTCTTTGAAATGTAAGTTTTAACTATGCCACAGACACAAAAGACACGTTATATTGAAAATGACCCAAATATTTTGGTTAATTTATTGAATCTGGAACTAACTGATTGGTCATACTAATAAAATTTTTCAACAAACTATTAAATTTATTGCTTAAACATGACACagaatttagtatatttagtgatctataggtgggccggtgatttagggcatgtcggtgtgtatTTTGTATTGTGAAGATAAAAAAATACGTCTTGTGTGACTCAATACCCGCAAAAAGCATGAACTAATTgaacttaattaatcatggttgtgtttttgacgtaatgtgaaataaaccaatcagtgtgctacTTGCcatttggcagattgctattttactGGCGCAGtgcgagcaggtcatttacgaGAACAGCGATGTTATTTCATTCCATATTCTGTTTAGTGTtcatgtaaaagttggatttgctcattgctgcgtgtccatgtgtgtgtgtgtaacttgcGTAAGCTATCAAACTTGCCTGCATCGCTTAGATCGGAATGGGTATCTGAAAGTTGACTATTGTCAAGGTTTAAATCATACAGTGTTTAAATCAGCCTGGGTTTTCCactgccagaaatttacctgaacacaccttaggTAATTTTACAAAAGGCAGAGCTTttacatctcctaatctctcctcatctgtgtttaatagagttatttctagttctcatcaaatcaacagctggtttggtaaattggtaaatgtgttaaatcaggtgcgctgctgacggaactgaacatatacacatgctggatgagggcatccaggagaaatctggaactactctttgttcttcagcttggctcacaggatataacatgcttatagaattccttgttatgtttaactgtgtgtatgtttatttgcatcagtttaaatcatatgtgttgCTTTTTTCAGTCAAAAACACTTGTATTGCTAAGATACATGAAtttgtgtaatttgctttggtgcctaaaacttttgcacagtaccatatattcctaaactctaaacCGATTTtaacgtaaaaaataaataaatacactgttaATGGGGTGTGAGATAACAATAAGCATCGTAACATGCCCTGCGCAGTGTGTAAGATAAAGCCCTTTGTGTCTTAAACATCCCTAAAAATGTAGTAttcttattaaaaacactatacCTACTTTTTTTACCATGCATCATGATACAGGCTGGCACAGACCAAGCAGAAGAAGATGAACACACTCCACTGCGAGGGCGCCCTGCTGCAGCGgccacacacacagctgcagtgAACGGTGAAGTCAAGGTGGAGGACACACCAGGAGAAGACAGGCCTTCAGGAGAGGAGAAGGCAGCAGGAGAGAAAGAGCAGAACGAAGTGGACTACGCCTGTATCGACTACTCCCTTCTACAGGACAGAGGAGCTGAGGCCCAGAAGGAGCAAAGCGAGGAGACGGAGTACGCAGAGATCCAGATTAAGAAACAGGCTGAGGAAGAGGGAGCTGAGGACCTGCAGGGTGAAGAGGTCCAGGGTGAAGCCCAGGGGTTAGAGAATCAAGAGCAGgtggagggagaggaggaggagatacAGGTGTAATGCTTTGAAATAAAGAGTTACTTTTATGTTAAACTCCCGTACTGAAATATGATACATGGCAAAGTGGATTTAGATATAGGACACAAATGTGAATATTAGAATTCCCTAATATTGATCGTATATTTGTGCCAtgattattcaatttttttttcaatatgggACATACAGAATTCAGCTATATATTCAGCTATATTACAACATGTACAAACACGTGTGTAACACTTACGTTTACCCATATATTTGTATAATAGTATGGTATAAATTATATGTATAACTGCAAATCCCATATATTTGATCTGTATATTATGCAAATGTTtcagtatattatatttttcacatataaatgtatatagtgtatatgcacacatacagctctgaaaaaataagagaccacttacaaaatGATGaagttaccaaattgaaaacctttgcaatataatcaagaggaagatggatgatcacaagccatcaaaccaagctgaactgcttgatttttttttgcaccaggagtggcataaatctattcaaaagcagtatgtaagactggtggagaagaacatgccaagatgcatgacaactgtgattaaaaccagggttattccaccaatttgaacttttaaaactttataaataggaacttatctttgcattatttgagttttttgttgtttcagccatttctcattttctgtaaataaatgatcaaaataacaatatttgtatttggaatttggtagaaatgttgtctgtagtttatagaataaaacaacaatgttaattttactcaaacataaacctataaatagcaaaatcagaaaaactgatttagaaactgaagtggtctcttaattttttttccagagctgtattttgaaaTAGATGTTCAATCATTACTTATATAAACATCAGTTTCTGTATGAGCTAAAGAgataaggttattttacaatatattttttgtcttctgtaaatatacataattataaaacataaaGATAGGGTGtttgcaatgtaaacatgtaatGTCAGAGGTGGAAGGGATGCAAAATGTGTAGCAGAGTAAAGTGCAATAAAAGGTAGTGTAAAGATCGGTGGTTAAATACAGTGATCAATATTGTTGAATGTGAATGTAAAAATTCCTTTATGAGGTAGACGTACTTGCTGTAATGAAATGATCAGATCAAGAAAGCCAATGGGTGTAATTTCTGTACAGTTGcattgtgacatcagttgtaaaaagtggtatataaataactttgatttgattgattttgcAGAGTTAAACGTAGTGTTGCATTTAATAACTGAGGAATGTGATTGAATTTAGTCATTAATAGTAGTCAAACTATACTTTTGCAGTTGCACATGCACATGATTGCCTTTCTTATTGTGTGCAAATACATTTCACATAACTTTATGTGTAAAATAGGTAAATATTTAAAGACCATATTTCATTGAATTACATGTGTTGTACAAAACAATATCATTgcatttttttgtccttttttctctagaattttacattttttatttgttctgatAGGTTTCTTGTTGTCTCATCAAAATCAAACATAAATATAGATTGTGATACTTTTggtaacatataaataaaatgttagacTAGCACAACTGACTtacattttcttcttttctctttacaTTTGCCTGCTATATTTGGATCATGTACTTTTAAGAGCAGCTTTTCTTTGTTCTCTTAACTTTTATGCAtcatcttttttacttttttctaagATCCAAATACATCAGATTTTACTACTGTTGTTCACTGAAGACACAGTGCCCAAATTCAACACATGGTGGTGCTGTCTACTGACCAGTCACAAATACATTTATCATCATCAACAACttagttcaggggtgtccaaactttttttgttgggggccagaaggagaaatatatttgaagttacgggccacactctgtaatacaacaaataatgaaatataccactttaaataatattttttccctgattatttcatttacacaccattttacttgactaactatctttatctttgacagtgttgtgtaaactaagattcaaattgatgtttaatttcatgatgtctcttaatataaaactccttaattacggcaacttttagactctttggcctgatttttttgcgttaaaaatgcacaccctctccgcttttagactctttagctcgtttctgacacctagtgtacAAACTttcaatctcacattataaaaacctgcttaacagcgggccaactttcattctatttctaaaatatctcgcgggccgctccataaaaggaaacgggccgcaaatggcccgcgggccgtagtttggacaccactgACTTAGTTGCACCAGAAGGAAGTGTAGGATTGCAATG harbors:
- the si:dkey-24p1.7 gene encoding uncharacterized protein si:dkey-24p1.7 isoform X1; the protein is MRVQVAIFMLLLMLAQSVTCEDKPLMSVPPLNAEEQTTLNCSVTRTLEINYLKNATITGNLTVKKGETLNLNCSAESNSHPLNISWSFRGASGSLQNKTTDDTLTITSVSSEHAGEYVCTVQKFNLTLNTSVKVTVIDQPMILNNSTCFQLEKSLKCSCLCKDVEGRLNGSVVNSTIRINGMTCGCENDAGNKISGKGETENLLSVRSILTFLVGAASTAVIFCIALCFVGMCIRCGTVKAVDGNANKADVKLDAVKIQHNSAGTDQAEEDEHTPLRGRPAAAATHTAAVNGEVKVEDTPGEDRPSGEEKAAGEKEQNEVDYACIDYSLLQDRGAEAQKEQSEETEYAEIQIKKQAEEEGAEDLQGEEVQGEAQGLENQEQVEGEEEEIQV
- the si:dkey-24p1.7 gene encoding sialic acid-binding Ig-like lectin 10 isoform X2; this translates as MRVQVAIFMLLLMLAQSVTCEDLKNATITGNLTVKKGETLNLNCSAESNSHPLNISWSFRGASGSLQNKTTDDTLTITSVSSEHAGEYVCTVQKFNLTLNTSVKVTVIDQPMILNNSTCFQLEKSLKCSCLCKDVEGRLNGSVVNSTIRINGMTCGCENDAGNKISGKGETENLLSVRSILTFLVGAASTAVIFCIALCFVGMCIRCGTVKAVDGNANKADVKLDAVKIQHNSAGTDQAEEDEHTPLRGRPAAAATHTAAVNGEVKVEDTPGEDRPSGEEKAAGEKEQNEVDYACIDYSLLQDRGAEAQKEQSEETEYAEIQIKKQAEEEGAEDLQGEEVQGEAQGLENQEQVEGEEEEIQV